The following proteins are encoded in a genomic region of Cydia fagiglandana chromosome 26, ilCydFagi1.1, whole genome shotgun sequence:
- the LOC134677706 gene encoding small ribosomal subunit protein mS35: protein MSVFIKHYKPNNLVTVFNAKIWRSSSTAADVTLKKDEEEEEFRVLDIMRKTQRQQRKVARRADVQPDRGDRMSTDQNWGNVWPGPKTFHPSSVPLPLRQGYVPKGMAPPGKKANAELMKIPNFLHLTPPVIKAQCEAIKTFCTEWPKQLNCEEAIENHYPQEIITSDYCHASPSIRNPLARIVTLRIKLSSLNLDKHARDKFLRLVGDRYDDKTDLVTITADRCPLRKQNLDYVNYLLTALYHESWNVEDWEKTKTESDMEYYDFNLNKSKKNLINWHLRSNNEKVNLSEDDYNNFDVSKIPNGPGYVEALSNLMNGGESDATLKQYGSSVRKLLGLPEKV from the exons atgagtgtatttattaagCATTACAAGCCTAACAACCTTGTAACTGtatttaacgcgaaaatatggCGGTCGAGCTCCACTGCAGCCGATGTAACCTTAAAAAAGGATGAAGAGGAGGAAGAGTTTAGAGTTTTAGATATTATGCGGAAAACGCAAAGACAACAGCGTAAAGTTGCCCGGAGAGCCGATGTACAGCCTGACAGAGGAGATAGGATGTCCACTGACCAG AACTGGGGTAACGTCTGGCCGGGTCCTAAAACCTTTCACCCGTCGTCAGTGCCTCTGCCGCTTCGGCAGGGCTACGTGCCCAAAGGAATGGCGCCACCAGGCAAGAAGGCAAACGCAGAACTCATGAAGATACCTAACTTCCTCCACCTTACTCCGCCAGTCATCAAAGCTCAATGTGAAGCAATCAAAACCTTCTGTACTGAATGGCCGAAACAACTGAACTGCGAAGAAGCTATTGAAAATCATTATCCGCAAGAGATTATAACTTCGGATTACTGCCATGCCAGTCCGTCGATCCGTAACCCATTGGCTAGGATAGTCACTCTAAGAATAAAGCTGTCTTCATTAAACTTGGACAAGCATGCTCGGGACAAGTTCCTCCGGCTCGTCGGAGACCGCTATGATGACAAGACAGACTTAGTCACGATCACCGCTGACCGATGTCCGCTCCGCAAACAGAACTTGGATTACGTTAACTATCTTTTAACGGCGCTCTATCACGAGTCATGGAACGTTGAAGATTGGGAGAAGACTAAAACGGAATCGGATATGGAATATTATGattttaacttaaataaatcTAAGAAGAATTTGATTAATTGGCATTTAAGATCAAATAATGAGAAGGTTAATTTATCTGAAGATGATTATAACAATTTTGATGTTTCGAAGATCCCGAATGGTCCTGGATACGTTGAAGCGTTATCAAACTTGATGAATGGGGGTGAAAGTGATGCCACGTTGAAGCAGTATGGATCATCGGTCCGGAAACTTTTGGGGTTGCCTGAGAAAGTGTAg